One Calonectris borealis chromosome 16, bCalBor7.hap1.2, whole genome shotgun sequence DNA window includes the following coding sequences:
- the NPRL3 gene encoding GATOR1 complex protein NPRL3 isoform X2, with the protein MGESTSPISVILVSSGSRGNKLLFRFPFQRGAEHPAAQANKPRSRYAVNSSGDTTEDQDGDSRDQCLLTDEQLVSGFSDVILATILATKSDMCGKKFELKIDNVRFVGHPTLLQHALGQVSKTDPSPKREMPTMILFNVVFALRVRPVFIPSDSGMCFGSIRECSQCRSICDKLLTQPLPKNRHSLAARGAPLPVPDQGGQADLSYSGRSVCHVRNLCTTGVVRLHINNWLEVSFCLPHKIHYVATNFIPPEAIERSLKSIRPYHALLLLNDEKSLLNELPLDCSPALVRVIKTTSAVKNLQQLAQDADLALLQVFQLAAHLVYWGKAIIIYPLCENNVYMLSPNASVCLYSPLADAFSCQFRGHNLPSMLSKFSLPVSLSEFKNPLAPPVQETQLIQMVIWMLQHRLLIQLHTYVCLMVPPNEEDFRAQDEDMPFTARVGGRSLSTPNALSFGSPTSSDDMTLTSPSMDNSSAELIPGGDSPLNKRMTENLLASLLEHEREAILNVPAAQNPEDLRMFARLLHYFRGRHHLEEIMYNENMRRSQLLMLFDKFRSVLVVTSHEDPVISVFQSLLK; encoded by the exons ATGGGCGAGAGCACCAGCCCCATCAGCGTTATCCTGGTGAGCTCGGGCAGCCGCGGCAACAAGCTGCTCTTCCGCTTCCCCTTCCAGCGCGGCGCCGAGCACCCCGCCGCACAGGCCA ATAAACCAAGGAGTCGATACGCTGTGAATAGCTCTGGTGACACCACAGAAGATCAAGATGGGGACTCCAG AGACCAATGTCTTCTAACTGATGAGCAATTGGTTTCGGG GTTTTCGGATGTCATCCTGGCAACAATTTTGGCTACCAAGTCAGATATGTGTGGCAAAAAGTTTGAACTGAAGATTGATAATGTTCGCTTTGTTGGCCATCCCACGTTGCTGCAGCATGCCCTTGGGCAG gtatcCAAAACTGATCCCTCACCAAAGAGAGAGATGCCCACTATGATTCTCTTCAACGTGGTGTTTGCACTAAGGGTAAGGCCTGTCTTCATTCCATCTGACAGTGGGATGTGCTTCGGATCTATAAGAGAATGCA GCCAATGCAGATCCATCTGTGATAAATTGCTTACACAACCTCTCCCGAAGAATCGCCATAGTCTTGCAGCACGAGGAGCGCCGCTGCCAGTACCTGACCAGGGAGGCCAAGCTGATCTTAGCTATTCAGGACGAAGTGTCTGCCATGTCAGAAA tCTCTGCACAACAGGGGTGGTCCGTTTACATATCAACAACTGGCTGGAAGTGAGTTTCTGCCTGCCTCATAAAATCCATTATGTTGCCACAAACTTTATACCCCCTGAAGCAATTGAGAGAAGCCTGAAATCTATCAG gccTTACCATGCCTTATTACTTTTAAATGATGAGAAGTCATTGCTTAATGAGCTCCCATTGGACTGCTCTCCTGCCCTAGTGAGAGTAATTAAAActacctctgctgtgaagaattTGCAGCAACTGGCTCAAGATGCTGACTTGGCATTGCTGCAG GTTTTCCAGCTTGCTGCACATCTCGTTTACTGGGGAAAAGCAATTATTATTTATCCGCTGTGTGAAAACAATGTCTACATGCTTTCTCCAAACGCCAGTGTCTGTCT TTACTCTCCATTAGCAGATGCGTTTTCTTGTCAGTTCCGGGGCCACAACCTGCCGTCGATGCTGTCCAAGTTCTCCCTCCCAGTGTCGCTCTCAGAGTTCAAGAATCCGCTCGCGCCGCCTGTTCAGGAG ACTCAGCTCATTCAAATGGTGATATGGATGCTCCAACACCGGCTTCTTATTCAGCTTCACACTTACGTCTGTCTGATGGTGCCACCAAACGAGGAGGATTTCCGAGCCCAAGATGAAGACATGCCCTTTACTGCCAGAGTTGGAGGCCGAAGTTTAAGCACTCCCAATGCTCTCAGCTTTGGTTCTCCAA CCAGTAGTGATGACATGACTCTGACAAGCCCTAGCATGGATAATTCCAGTGCTGAGTTGATACCTGGTGGGGACTCACCCCTAAATAAAAGGATGACAGAGAATCTCCTAGCAAGCTTGTTGGAACATGAGCGGGAAGCTATCCTTAATGTCCCTGCTGCCCAAAATCCAGAAGATCTTCGCATGTTTGCAAG
- the NPRL3 gene encoding GATOR1 complex protein NPRL3 isoform X5, giving the protein MGESTSPISVILVSSGSRGNKLLFRFPFQRGAEHPAAQANKPRSRYAVNSSGDTTEDQDGDSRDQCLLTDEQLVSGFSDVILATILATKSDMCGKKFELKIDNVRFVGHPTLLQHALGQVSKTDPSPKREMPTMILFNVVFALRANADPSVINCLHNLSRRIAIVLQHEERRCQYLTREAKLILAIQDEVSAMSETTEGPQSPFHHILPKCKLARDLKETYDSLCTTGVVRLHINNWLEVSFCLPHKIHYVATNFIPPEAIERSLKSIRPYHALLLLNDEKSLLNELPLDCSPALVRVIKTTSAVKNLQQLAQDADLALLQVFQLAAHLVYWGKAIIIYPLCENNVYMLSPNASVCLYSPLADAFSCQFRGHNLPSMLSKFSLPVSLSEFKNPLAPPVQETQLIQMVIWMLQHRLLIQLHTYVCLMVPPNEEDFRAQDEDMPFTARVGGRSLSTPNALSFGSPTSSDDMTLTSPSMDNSSAELIPGGDSPLNKRMTENLLASLLEHEREAILNVPAAQNPEDLRMFASV; this is encoded by the exons ATGGGCGAGAGCACCAGCCCCATCAGCGTTATCCTGGTGAGCTCGGGCAGCCGCGGCAACAAGCTGCTCTTCCGCTTCCCCTTCCAGCGCGGCGCCGAGCACCCCGCCGCACAGGCCA ATAAACCAAGGAGTCGATACGCTGTGAATAGCTCTGGTGACACCACAGAAGATCAAGATGGGGACTCCAG AGACCAATGTCTTCTAACTGATGAGCAATTGGTTTCGGG GTTTTCGGATGTCATCCTGGCAACAATTTTGGCTACCAAGTCAGATATGTGTGGCAAAAAGTTTGAACTGAAGATTGATAATGTTCGCTTTGTTGGCCATCCCACGTTGCTGCAGCATGCCCTTGGGCAG gtatcCAAAACTGATCCCTCACCAAAGAGAGAGATGCCCACTATGATTCTCTTCAACGTGGTGTTTGCACTAAGG GCCAATGCAGATCCATCTGTGATAAATTGCTTACACAACCTCTCCCGAAGAATCGCCATAGTCTTGCAGCACGAGGAGCGCCGCTGCCAGTACCTGACCAGGGAGGCCAAGCTGATCTTAGCTATTCAGGACGAAGTGTCTGCCATGTCAGAAA CCACAGAAGGGCCACAGTCACCTTTTCATCACATCCTACCCAAGTGCAAACTGGCCAGAGATCTCAAAGAGACATACGACAG tCTCTGCACAACAGGGGTGGTCCGTTTACATATCAACAACTGGCTGGAAGTGAGTTTCTGCCTGCCTCATAAAATCCATTATGTTGCCACAAACTTTATACCCCCTGAAGCAATTGAGAGAAGCCTGAAATCTATCAG gccTTACCATGCCTTATTACTTTTAAATGATGAGAAGTCATTGCTTAATGAGCTCCCATTGGACTGCTCTCCTGCCCTAGTGAGAGTAATTAAAActacctctgctgtgaagaattTGCAGCAACTGGCTCAAGATGCTGACTTGGCATTGCTGCAG GTTTTCCAGCTTGCTGCACATCTCGTTTACTGGGGAAAAGCAATTATTATTTATCCGCTGTGTGAAAACAATGTCTACATGCTTTCTCCAAACGCCAGTGTCTGTCT TTACTCTCCATTAGCAGATGCGTTTTCTTGTCAGTTCCGGGGCCACAACCTGCCGTCGATGCTGTCCAAGTTCTCCCTCCCAGTGTCGCTCTCAGAGTTCAAGAATCCGCTCGCGCCGCCTGTTCAGGAG ACTCAGCTCATTCAAATGGTGATATGGATGCTCCAACACCGGCTTCTTATTCAGCTTCACACTTACGTCTGTCTGATGGTGCCACCAAACGAGGAGGATTTCCGAGCCCAAGATGAAGACATGCCCTTTACTGCCAGAGTTGGAGGCCGAAGTTTAAGCACTCCCAATGCTCTCAGCTTTGGTTCTCCAA CCAGTAGTGATGACATGACTCTGACAAGCCCTAGCATGGATAATTCCAGTGCTGAGTTGATACCTGGTGGGGACTCACCCCTAAATAAAAGGATGACAGAGAATCTCCTAGCAAGCTTGTTGGAACATGAGCGGGAAGCTATCCTTAATGTCCCTGCTGCCCAAAATCCAGAAGATCTTCGCATGTTTGCAAG
- the NPRL3 gene encoding GATOR1 complex protein NPRL3 isoform X3 has protein sequence MGESTSPISVILVSSGSRGNKLLFRFPFQRGAEHPAAQANKPRSRYAVNSSGDTTEDQDGDSRDQCLLTDEQLVSGFSDVILATILATKSDMCGKKFELKIDNVRFVGHPTLLQHALGQVSKTDPSPKREMPTMILFNVVFALRANADPSVINCLHNLSRRIAIVLQHEERRCQYLTREAKLILAIQDEVSAMSETTEGPQSPFHHILPKCKLARDLKETYDSLCTTGVVRLHINNWLEVSFCLPHKIHYVATNFIPPEAIERSLKSIRPYHALLLLNDEKSLLNELPLDCSPALVRVIKTTSAVKNLQQLAQDADLALLQVFQLAAHLVYWGKAIIIYPLCENNVYMLSPNASVCLYSPLADAFSCQFRGHNLPSMLSKFSLPVSLSEFKNPLAPPVQETQLIQMVIWMLQHRLLIQLHTYVCLMVPPNEEDFRAQDEDMPFTARVGGRSLSTPNALSFGSPTSSDDMTLTSPSMDNSSAELIPGGDSPLNKRMTENLLASLLEHEREAILNVPAAQNPEDLRMFASLCPLPLILSDNSLALSSLHPPTRQLQTATSFHLILPVSDYSPAATK, from the exons ATGGGCGAGAGCACCAGCCCCATCAGCGTTATCCTGGTGAGCTCGGGCAGCCGCGGCAACAAGCTGCTCTTCCGCTTCCCCTTCCAGCGCGGCGCCGAGCACCCCGCCGCACAGGCCA ATAAACCAAGGAGTCGATACGCTGTGAATAGCTCTGGTGACACCACAGAAGATCAAGATGGGGACTCCAG AGACCAATGTCTTCTAACTGATGAGCAATTGGTTTCGGG GTTTTCGGATGTCATCCTGGCAACAATTTTGGCTACCAAGTCAGATATGTGTGGCAAAAAGTTTGAACTGAAGATTGATAATGTTCGCTTTGTTGGCCATCCCACGTTGCTGCAGCATGCCCTTGGGCAG gtatcCAAAACTGATCCCTCACCAAAGAGAGAGATGCCCACTATGATTCTCTTCAACGTGGTGTTTGCACTAAGG GCCAATGCAGATCCATCTGTGATAAATTGCTTACACAACCTCTCCCGAAGAATCGCCATAGTCTTGCAGCACGAGGAGCGCCGCTGCCAGTACCTGACCAGGGAGGCCAAGCTGATCTTAGCTATTCAGGACGAAGTGTCTGCCATGTCAGAAA CCACAGAAGGGCCACAGTCACCTTTTCATCACATCCTACCCAAGTGCAAACTGGCCAGAGATCTCAAAGAGACATACGACAG tCTCTGCACAACAGGGGTGGTCCGTTTACATATCAACAACTGGCTGGAAGTGAGTTTCTGCCTGCCTCATAAAATCCATTATGTTGCCACAAACTTTATACCCCCTGAAGCAATTGAGAGAAGCCTGAAATCTATCAG gccTTACCATGCCTTATTACTTTTAAATGATGAGAAGTCATTGCTTAATGAGCTCCCATTGGACTGCTCTCCTGCCCTAGTGAGAGTAATTAAAActacctctgctgtgaagaattTGCAGCAACTGGCTCAAGATGCTGACTTGGCATTGCTGCAG GTTTTCCAGCTTGCTGCACATCTCGTTTACTGGGGAAAAGCAATTATTATTTATCCGCTGTGTGAAAACAATGTCTACATGCTTTCTCCAAACGCCAGTGTCTGTCT TTACTCTCCATTAGCAGATGCGTTTTCTTGTCAGTTCCGGGGCCACAACCTGCCGTCGATGCTGTCCAAGTTCTCCCTCCCAGTGTCGCTCTCAGAGTTCAAGAATCCGCTCGCGCCGCCTGTTCAGGAG ACTCAGCTCATTCAAATGGTGATATGGATGCTCCAACACCGGCTTCTTATTCAGCTTCACACTTACGTCTGTCTGATGGTGCCACCAAACGAGGAGGATTTCCGAGCCCAAGATGAAGACATGCCCTTTACTGCCAGAGTTGGAGGCCGAAGTTTAAGCACTCCCAATGCTCTCAGCTTTGGTTCTCCAA CCAGTAGTGATGACATGACTCTGACAAGCCCTAGCATGGATAATTCCAGTGCTGAGTTGATACCTGGTGGGGACTCACCCCTAAATAAAAGGATGACAGAGAATCTCCTAGCAAGCTTGTTGGAACATGAGCGGGAAGCTATCCTTAATGTCCCTGCTGCCCAAAATCCAGAAGATCTTCGCATGTTTGCAAG
- the NPRL3 gene encoding GATOR1 complex protein NPRL3 isoform X1, which produces MGESTSPISVILVSSGSRGNKLLFRFPFQRGAEHPAAQANKPRSRYAVNSSGDTTEDQDGDSRDQCLLTDEQLVSGFSDVILATILATKSDMCGKKFELKIDNVRFVGHPTLLQHALGQVSKTDPSPKREMPTMILFNVVFALRANADPSVINCLHNLSRRIAIVLQHEERRCQYLTREAKLILAIQDEVSAMSETTEGPQSPFHHILPKCKLARDLKETYDSLCTTGVVRLHINNWLEVSFCLPHKIHYVATNFIPPEAIERSLKSIRPYHALLLLNDEKSLLNELPLDCSPALVRVIKTTSAVKNLQQLAQDADLALLQVFQLAAHLVYWGKAIIIYPLCENNVYMLSPNASVCLYSPLADAFSCQFRGHNLPSMLSKFSLPVSLSEFKNPLAPPVQETQLIQMVIWMLQHRLLIQLHTYVCLMVPPNEEDFRAQDEDMPFTARVGGRSLSTPNALSFGSPTSSDDMTLTSPSMDNSSAELIPGGDSPLNKRMTENLLASLLEHEREAILNVPAAQNPEDLRMFARLLHYFRGRHHLEEIMYNENMRRSQLLMLFDKFRSVLVVTSHEDPVISVFQSLLK; this is translated from the exons ATGGGCGAGAGCACCAGCCCCATCAGCGTTATCCTGGTGAGCTCGGGCAGCCGCGGCAACAAGCTGCTCTTCCGCTTCCCCTTCCAGCGCGGCGCCGAGCACCCCGCCGCACAGGCCA ATAAACCAAGGAGTCGATACGCTGTGAATAGCTCTGGTGACACCACAGAAGATCAAGATGGGGACTCCAG AGACCAATGTCTTCTAACTGATGAGCAATTGGTTTCGGG GTTTTCGGATGTCATCCTGGCAACAATTTTGGCTACCAAGTCAGATATGTGTGGCAAAAAGTTTGAACTGAAGATTGATAATGTTCGCTTTGTTGGCCATCCCACGTTGCTGCAGCATGCCCTTGGGCAG gtatcCAAAACTGATCCCTCACCAAAGAGAGAGATGCCCACTATGATTCTCTTCAACGTGGTGTTTGCACTAAGG GCCAATGCAGATCCATCTGTGATAAATTGCTTACACAACCTCTCCCGAAGAATCGCCATAGTCTTGCAGCACGAGGAGCGCCGCTGCCAGTACCTGACCAGGGAGGCCAAGCTGATCTTAGCTATTCAGGACGAAGTGTCTGCCATGTCAGAAA CCACAGAAGGGCCACAGTCACCTTTTCATCACATCCTACCCAAGTGCAAACTGGCCAGAGATCTCAAAGAGACATACGACAG tCTCTGCACAACAGGGGTGGTCCGTTTACATATCAACAACTGGCTGGAAGTGAGTTTCTGCCTGCCTCATAAAATCCATTATGTTGCCACAAACTTTATACCCCCTGAAGCAATTGAGAGAAGCCTGAAATCTATCAG gccTTACCATGCCTTATTACTTTTAAATGATGAGAAGTCATTGCTTAATGAGCTCCCATTGGACTGCTCTCCTGCCCTAGTGAGAGTAATTAAAActacctctgctgtgaagaattTGCAGCAACTGGCTCAAGATGCTGACTTGGCATTGCTGCAG GTTTTCCAGCTTGCTGCACATCTCGTTTACTGGGGAAAAGCAATTATTATTTATCCGCTGTGTGAAAACAATGTCTACATGCTTTCTCCAAACGCCAGTGTCTGTCT TTACTCTCCATTAGCAGATGCGTTTTCTTGTCAGTTCCGGGGCCACAACCTGCCGTCGATGCTGTCCAAGTTCTCCCTCCCAGTGTCGCTCTCAGAGTTCAAGAATCCGCTCGCGCCGCCTGTTCAGGAG ACTCAGCTCATTCAAATGGTGATATGGATGCTCCAACACCGGCTTCTTATTCAGCTTCACACTTACGTCTGTCTGATGGTGCCACCAAACGAGGAGGATTTCCGAGCCCAAGATGAAGACATGCCCTTTACTGCCAGAGTTGGAGGCCGAAGTTTAAGCACTCCCAATGCTCTCAGCTTTGGTTCTCCAA CCAGTAGTGATGACATGACTCTGACAAGCCCTAGCATGGATAATTCCAGTGCTGAGTTGATACCTGGTGGGGACTCACCCCTAAATAAAAGGATGACAGAGAATCTCCTAGCAAGCTTGTTGGAACATGAGCGGGAAGCTATCCTTAATGTCCCTGCTGCCCAAAATCCAGAAGATCTTCGCATGTTTGCAAG
- the NPRL3 gene encoding GATOR1 complex protein NPRL3 isoform X4: MGESTSPISVILVSSGSRGNKLLFRFPFQRGAEHPAAQANKPRSRYAVNSSGDTTEDQDGDSRFSDVILATILATKSDMCGKKFELKIDNVRFVGHPTLLQHALGQVSKTDPSPKREMPTMILFNVVFALRANADPSVINCLHNLSRRIAIVLQHEERRCQYLTREAKLILAIQDEVSAMSETTEGPQSPFHHILPKCKLARDLKETYDSLCTTGVVRLHINNWLEVSFCLPHKIHYVATNFIPPEAIERSLKSIRPYHALLLLNDEKSLLNELPLDCSPALVRVIKTTSAVKNLQQLAQDADLALLQVFQLAAHLVYWGKAIIIYPLCENNVYMLSPNASVCLYSPLADAFSCQFRGHNLPSMLSKFSLPVSLSEFKNPLAPPVQETQLIQMVIWMLQHRLLIQLHTYVCLMVPPNEEDFRAQDEDMPFTARVGGRSLSTPNALSFGSPTSSDDMTLTSPSMDNSSAELIPGGDSPLNKRMTENLLASLLEHEREAILNVPAAQNPEDLRMFARLLHYFRGRHHLEEIMYNENMRRSQLLMLFDKFRSVLVVTSHEDPVISVFQSLLK, encoded by the exons ATGGGCGAGAGCACCAGCCCCATCAGCGTTATCCTGGTGAGCTCGGGCAGCCGCGGCAACAAGCTGCTCTTCCGCTTCCCCTTCCAGCGCGGCGCCGAGCACCCCGCCGCACAGGCCA ATAAACCAAGGAGTCGATACGCTGTGAATAGCTCTGGTGACACCACAGAAGATCAAGATGGGGACTCCAG GTTTTCGGATGTCATCCTGGCAACAATTTTGGCTACCAAGTCAGATATGTGTGGCAAAAAGTTTGAACTGAAGATTGATAATGTTCGCTTTGTTGGCCATCCCACGTTGCTGCAGCATGCCCTTGGGCAG gtatcCAAAACTGATCCCTCACCAAAGAGAGAGATGCCCACTATGATTCTCTTCAACGTGGTGTTTGCACTAAGG GCCAATGCAGATCCATCTGTGATAAATTGCTTACACAACCTCTCCCGAAGAATCGCCATAGTCTTGCAGCACGAGGAGCGCCGCTGCCAGTACCTGACCAGGGAGGCCAAGCTGATCTTAGCTATTCAGGACGAAGTGTCTGCCATGTCAGAAA CCACAGAAGGGCCACAGTCACCTTTTCATCACATCCTACCCAAGTGCAAACTGGCCAGAGATCTCAAAGAGACATACGACAG tCTCTGCACAACAGGGGTGGTCCGTTTACATATCAACAACTGGCTGGAAGTGAGTTTCTGCCTGCCTCATAAAATCCATTATGTTGCCACAAACTTTATACCCCCTGAAGCAATTGAGAGAAGCCTGAAATCTATCAG gccTTACCATGCCTTATTACTTTTAAATGATGAGAAGTCATTGCTTAATGAGCTCCCATTGGACTGCTCTCCTGCCCTAGTGAGAGTAATTAAAActacctctgctgtgaagaattTGCAGCAACTGGCTCAAGATGCTGACTTGGCATTGCTGCAG GTTTTCCAGCTTGCTGCACATCTCGTTTACTGGGGAAAAGCAATTATTATTTATCCGCTGTGTGAAAACAATGTCTACATGCTTTCTCCAAACGCCAGTGTCTGTCT TTACTCTCCATTAGCAGATGCGTTTTCTTGTCAGTTCCGGGGCCACAACCTGCCGTCGATGCTGTCCAAGTTCTCCCTCCCAGTGTCGCTCTCAGAGTTCAAGAATCCGCTCGCGCCGCCTGTTCAGGAG ACTCAGCTCATTCAAATGGTGATATGGATGCTCCAACACCGGCTTCTTATTCAGCTTCACACTTACGTCTGTCTGATGGTGCCACCAAACGAGGAGGATTTCCGAGCCCAAGATGAAGACATGCCCTTTACTGCCAGAGTTGGAGGCCGAAGTTTAAGCACTCCCAATGCTCTCAGCTTTGGTTCTCCAA CCAGTAGTGATGACATGACTCTGACAAGCCCTAGCATGGATAATTCCAGTGCTGAGTTGATACCTGGTGGGGACTCACCCCTAAATAAAAGGATGACAGAGAATCTCCTAGCAAGCTTGTTGGAACATGAGCGGGAAGCTATCCTTAATGTCCCTGCTGCCCAAAATCCAGAAGATCTTCGCATGTTTGCAAG